From the genome of Micromonospora lupini:
TCCTGGCCACCACCGCGCTGACCGCCTGCGGCGACGACGCGTCGACCGACACCGCCGGCAACCCGTACGGCCTGGCGCAGGCGGGCGTGCTGCGCGCCGGCACGCTTACCGACGCCCCGCCGAACGTGTACCTCAAGGACGGCACATTCACCGGATTCGACAACGACCTGCTGACCGCTGTCGCCGGCAAGCTCGGCCTCACTGTCGAGTTCGTCGGCACCGACTTCTCCGCGCTGCTCAGCCAGGTCAACAACCACAAGTTCGACGTCGGCAGCTCCTCGATCACGATCACCGAGGCGCGCAAGAAGACAGTCGACTTCGGCAACGGCTACGACTTCGGCTACTTCGGCCTGGACGTGCCGGCCGGCTCGTCGATCCACGGGTTCGACCAACTCGCCGGCAAGCGGGTAGTCGTGGTGCAGGGCACCGTCCAGGACGACTACGCCACCGGTAAGCAGCTCGACCCGGTGCGGGTGCCCGACTACAACGGCGCGATCAACCAGCTCAAGGCGGGCACCGCCGACGCGTGGATCGCTCCCGCGGAGATCGGCGAGAAGTCGGCCGCCGACAGCAACGGCAAGATCACCGTGGCGGCCAAGCAGCTCAGCCCGGCGCCGACCGCGTACGCCGTGGCCAAGGGCAGCGACAAGCTGCGCGAGGCGCTGAACAAGGGCCTCGACGAGGTGATCGCCGACGGCACCTGGAGCCGGCTGCAGGCCCAGTACTACCCGGGCCGGCCGATCCCGGCGGACTTCACGCCGGGCAGCGGCACCGTGGCGGCGCCGTCCGCGTCCACCGTGCCATCCGCGTCGGCCGCGTCCTGAACCGGTGACGAGCGAGCGGGGCGGTAGGAGAGGCGACAGATGGATCCGTTGAGCACCCTGTGGGAGACCTTCTTCGACGCCGACGCGATGCGCGAGGCGCTGCCCGAGATGCTTACCGTCGGGCTGCCCAACACGCTGATCCTGGCGGTCTCCGCCGCCCTGCTCGGCACGGTGTTCGGCCTGCTGCTGGCCGTGGCCGGCATCTCCCGCAGTCGGTGGCTGCGCTGGCCGGCCCGCGCCTACACCGACGTGTTCCGGGGGCTTCCGGCCGCGGCGACGATCCTCCTGATCGGCGTCGGGCTGGCGCCGCTCGGCATGCGGGTCTGGGGGCCGGACCCGTACCCGCTGGGCATCCTCGCGCTGTCGCTGATCGCGGCGGCGTACATCGGGGAGATCTTCCGCTCCGGCATCCAGTCGGTGGAGGCCGCCCAGTTGGAGGGCGCCCGGGCGCTCGGGTTCTCCTGGGCCGACGCCATGCGGCTGGTGATCATTCCGCAGGGCATCCGGCGGGTGCTGCCCGCCTGGGTCAACCAGCTCATCGCGCTGATCAAGGACTCCAGCCTGGTCTACTTCCTCGGCCTGGTGGCCAGCCAGCGGGAGCTGTTCCGCATCGGGCAGGACTACGCGGCCACCACCGGCAACGAGTCCGCGTTGCTGCTGGCGGGCCTGTTCTACCTGGCGCTGACCGTCCCCCTGACGCACGTCGTGAACGCGATCGACAGGCGGCTGCGGCACGGCCGACCGGCCACCGCGCCGGCCGACGACGAGGACGAGGACGACACCGACCCGGCGCTGGCCGGGGCACCGGAGGGAGACCGGCGATGACCACCAGCACGACCACCACCTCGGTAAGCGTCGAGGCGCGCGACGTCCACCTGGCCTTCGGGCCGAACCGCGTGCTGCGCGGCGTCGACCTGACCGTGCGGCGCGGCGCGACGGCCTGTGTGATCGGGCCGTCCGGGTCGGGCAAGTCCACTCTGCTGCGTACGCTCAACCGGCTCATCGAGCCCGACCGCGGCGACGTGCTGCTGGACGGGCGCAGCGTCCTGCGCGACGACCCGGACGCGCTGCGCCAGCGGGTGGGCATGGTCTTCCAGCAGTTCAACCTGTTCCCGCACCTGAGCGTGCTGCGCAACATCACCCTGGCGCTGCGTCGGCTGCGCAAGCTCGGCGAGGACGAGGCGGTCGCGGTCGCCCGCGCCCAACTGGAGCTGGTGGGGCTCGCCGGAAAGGCCGACGCGCGGCCGACGCAGCTCTCCGGTGGTCAGCAGCAGCGGGTGGCGATCGCCCGGGCGCTGGCGCTGCGGCCCGAGGTGATGCTCTTCGACGAGGCCACCTCGGCGCTCGACCCGGAGCTGGTCAAGGGGGTGCTCGGGGTGATGGCCGACCTGTCCACCGCCGGAATGACAATGGTGGTGGTCACCCACGAGATGGGCTTCGCCCGGCACGTCGCCGACACCGTCGCCTTCATGGACCGGGGTGTGGTGCTGGAGGCCGGCCCACCGGAGAGGATCTTCGAGGGGGCCGAGCATCCCCGGCTCCGCCGCTTCCTCGCACAGGTGCTCTGAGCCGGGCGCTCAGCCCGCCTGGCGGCGCAGGTGCCCGGCGAACGCCTTCAGGTCGCCGAGCAGCTCCAGGATGGCGTTGCGGTACGCGACAGATGCCCACAGGTGCAGCTCCTCGTCGTCCAGCCCGCCGAACGCCACTGACAGCGCCTTGCGTCGGCGCCGGTCGAGCACCCTGTGCGGGCGGGCGAGCAGGTCGCCCTCGCGGCGCAGCGCCTGGAGGTAGGCGGCCACCGCCTCCTGGTAGTGCCGCCCGGCGACCCGCTCCAGCAGGGTGAACTCGAAGACCTGCAACGCCGCCTCGGAATCCCATTACGCGCTGTCACGCACGGGAGCGCTCGCCACGTGCCGGCCCATGGCGTGTCGGGCCTCGTAGAGCAGCAGCACGCCCCGGCCGGTGGTGCTCAGCGGCCGGCGGGGCGCCGGCAGACGCAGCGTGCGCACCGGCGCCGCGGCGGTCAGGTCCACAGCTCCGGCGTACGTCGGCATGCGGTGCGTTCCCGACGCCGGCTCCGGCAGCAGGCAGGCCCGCTCCTGGTAGGGCAGCGGGCCGCCGGTGGGCACGGCGCGCGCCGTCGCGGCGTGCAGCTCGGCCAGGGGCCGGTCGTCCGGGGCCCGGCCCGGCGGCAGGGTGAGCACGAGACCGTTGACGCCGGGCACCGGCACGCCCAGCACGCAGGAGTTGCGCAGGAACGCCCAGGTCGCCGCCGCCTCCCGGATGCCGCTCGCCACCGCCTGCGCGTCGGCCCGCCAGTCCTGGGCGACCCGCAGCCGCTGTTGGAGGTCGGCGGTCGCGGCGCCGTCGTGCGGATACAGCTCACGGACGGCCCGGGGCAGCGACCCGAGGCGCAGCTCCAGCGGGTCACCTGTGGGTGGGGGCACGGCGTGGCGGGGACAGTCGGCGGTGGAGTGCGGGTCACCGTCGACCGCGTGGCAGTCCCCCAGCCAGCTCGCGCCGGGCGGACCCGCCGGCCGGGCGAACGCCAGGTGAGGCAGCCGGCCGGTGCGCAGCACCGTCTCGTACTGGGGTCGGGCGCGACCGGCACGCATGACGTCCAGCGGCAGCATCGGCGCCAGCGCCAGCACCCCCTCGAGGACGACGCAGTGCGGGCAGGCGTCGCGCACCCGGTAGCGGCGCCTGTGGTCCATGCCGGGCTGCTCCCACTGGACCCCGATGACGGCGCCGTCGGACGCCATCAGGTAGAGGAACTCGGTGGCGACACGCTCGCGGGTGACCGCCACCAGCTCGTCGAGGAACTCGCGCTCGGTGACCGCCCGCGGGTCGGCCTCGCTCGCTCCGGCCGTCACGGGCACCCCCTCGCGGACCGAACACATCGACGGAAGCCGAACCGCCTCTCACCGTACCCGCCGAGGACGTGGCCGAACGCCCCGCTCGTACGGGGGGCGGTGTCACCAATCCGTCAGGACCGGACCGGCCGGTCTCGGCGGGTGCTCAGTCGTTGGGTCCCCGCCCCAGCAGCCGGATCTCCTCGTTGTCCAGGGCGGCCTGAAGCTCCTGGAGCACCAGGTCGTCGATCTCCCGGTTGTCGCGCAGCCGGGTCAGCTCCCGCCGCTTGTGTGCGAGGACGCCGAGGCGCAGTCGACGGTCCAGCCGGCGTTCCTCGGCGGTACGCCCACCGGTCTCGTTGAAGTCCGCCAGGTGCCGCTGGTACTCGGCCTGCAGCCGACGTACCGACTCCCCCTCGACGCCGACCTCGGCAGCGACCCGGGGCAGCGCGTCCAGGCCGGCCTGGGTGGCACGCAGGCGTGCCTGCCGGGCCTCGTCGACGCGTTCGGGGTCGCCGGTCAGCGCCGCCCAGCGCACCACGAGCGGCAGGGTGGTGCCCTGCACCAGCATGATCAGGACGATCACCAGCGCGGTGACGAAGATGATCAGGTCGCGTTCGGTCACCGGTGTGCCGGCGGCAGTCATCGTCGGGACGGCAAGCGCGGCGGCGAGCGACACGGCGCCCCGGAAACCGGACCAGCCGGCCACGGTCCCCACCCGCCAGTCGGACGCCGACGGGTCCTGGTCCAGCATCCGGCGGCGCAGCAGCTTCGCCGACTCCGCCGTCAGGTAGACGAACAGCAGCCGGGTGGCGACGACGACCGGGGTGACCACCAGCACGATCGCCAGGGCCCGACCCGGCGAGGTGCTGGAGATGCCCTTCACCGCTCGGGGGATCTGCGTGCCGAGCAGCACGAACAGCCCGCCGTTGATCAGGAACGTGGACAGGTCCCAGAACGCGTACGCCAGCACCCGGGACCGGGCGCGGATCACTCGGGGACCGGCGTAGGCCAGCATCAGGCCGGCGACCACGACGGCCAGCACACCGCTGGCGTGCACCGCGTCGGCGAGCAGGAACGCGGCGAACGGCGTCAGCACGCTCAGCGCCCCCTCCCGCAGCGGGTCGTCGAGCCGCTTGCGGATGAGGACCACGGCGGCGCCCACCAGCAGACCGGCGACCACCCCACCGACGCCGGCCCCGACGAACTCCTCACCGATGCCCAGCACCCCCGGCTTGTCGCTGTGGGTGAGCAGACCCACGGTCACCGCGAAGATCACCAGGGCGCTGCCGTCGTTGATCAGACTCTCCGCGTGCAGGGTGGTGAGCAGCTTCCGGGGCAGGCGCTTGGCCAGGCCGGTGACCGCCGCGGCGTCGGTCGGCGCGAGGACCGCGCCGAGCACCCAGGCTGCCGCCGGGTTCACGCCGAACGCCTGCGCGGTCAGGGACACCGTGACCATGGTGAGCACCACGAGCACCACGGCGAGCAGCCCGATCACCGGCAGGTTGGCCCGGATCTCGCGCAAGCTGATGGTGAGGCTCTCCCGGTAGAGGATCGCGGGCAGGAAGATCAGCAGCACCAGGTCCGGCTCCAGGGTCACCTCGGACAGCGGTGGCACCAGCCCGAGCAGCACCCCGAGCCCGATGAGCAGCACCGGCGGCGCCACCCGGTACCGACCGCCGAGGGTGGTGCCGACCAGGACGGTGACGCCCAGCACCACGATCAGGATGAGCACCTCCACGGCGTACCCCCTCCCTCGATCCCCGGCCGACGACGGACGCCTGTGGTTCCATCTGACCGCACCTCGCCGATCGGTTCCACGGGAACCGGCAAGTCGCCGGGTAGCCCGAGCGCGGCTATGGGGACCAACCGGGGTTGCCGCTCATGATCGACTCTGGACTTACGCCGAAGCAGGCTGCCGAGAAGGTGACCTGGGCAGTCCCGAGCTGCCTGTGCGGTCGAGGCCGAGCAGCGAGATTCCCGATTACCCGCTGGATCCAGGGCTGCCGTACCAATGTGAGTCGACCGACCAAGCGACACGAGCGGACCTGGCCACAGGCCGCTTCTCCGTATCGGTCCTGGTTAGGCC
Proteins encoded in this window:
- a CDS encoding ABC transporter substrate-binding protein — its product is MRFLPALTRVAALGAAAVLATTALTACGDDASTDTAGNPYGLAQAGVLRAGTLTDAPPNVYLKDGTFTGFDNDLLTAVAGKLGLTVEFVGTDFSALLSQVNNHKFDVGSSSITITEARKKTVDFGNGYDFGYFGLDVPAGSSIHGFDQLAGKRVVVVQGTVQDDYATGKQLDPVRVPDYNGAINQLKAGTADAWIAPAEIGEKSAADSNGKITVAAKQLSPAPTAYAVAKGSDKLREALNKGLDEVIADGTWSRLQAQYYPGRPIPADFTPGSGTVAAPSASTVPSASAAS
- a CDS encoding Na+/H+ antiporter, with the protein product MEVLILIVVLGVTVLVGTTLGGRYRVAPPVLLIGLGVLLGLVPPLSEVTLEPDLVLLIFLPAILYRESLTISLREIRANLPVIGLLAVVLVVLTMVTVSLTAQAFGVNPAAAWVLGAVLAPTDAAAVTGLAKRLPRKLLTTLHAESLINDGSALVIFAVTVGLLTHSDKPGVLGIGEEFVGAGVGGVVAGLLVGAAVVLIRKRLDDPLREGALSVLTPFAAFLLADAVHASGVLAVVVAGLMLAYAGPRVIRARSRVLAYAFWDLSTFLINGGLFVLLGTQIPRAVKGISSTSPGRALAIVLVVTPVVVATRLLFVYLTAESAKLLRRRMLDQDPSASDWRVGTVAGWSGFRGAVSLAAALAVPTMTAAGTPVTERDLIIFVTALVIVLIMLVQGTTLPLVVRWAALTGDPERVDEARQARLRATQAGLDALPRVAAEVGVEGESVRRLQAEYQRHLADFNETGGRTAEERRLDRRLRLGVLAHKRRELTRLRDNREIDDLVLQELQAALDNEEIRLLGRGPND
- a CDS encoding amino acid ABC transporter permease, with protein sequence MDPLSTLWETFFDADAMREALPEMLTVGLPNTLILAVSAALLGTVFGLLLAVAGISRSRWLRWPARAYTDVFRGLPAAATILLIGVGLAPLGMRVWGPDPYPLGILALSLIAAAYIGEIFRSGIQSVEAAQLEGARALGFSWADAMRLVIIPQGIRRVLPAWVNQLIALIKDSSLVYFLGLVASQRELFRIGQDYAATTGNESALLLAGLFYLALTVPLTHVVNAIDRRLRHGRPATAPADDEDEDDTDPALAGAPEGDRR
- a CDS encoding amino acid ABC transporter ATP-binding protein, translating into MTTSTTTTSVSVEARDVHLAFGPNRVLRGVDLTVRRGATACVIGPSGSGKSTLLRTLNRLIEPDRGDVLLDGRSVLRDDPDALRQRVGMVFQQFNLFPHLSVLRNITLALRRLRKLGEDEAVAVARAQLELVGLAGKADARPTQLSGGQQQRVAIARALALRPEVMLFDEATSALDPELVKGVLGVMADLSTAGMTMVVVTHEMGFARHVADTVAFMDRGVVLEAGPPERIFEGAEHPRLRRFLAQVL